Within Thermus antranikianii DSM 12462, the genomic segment GGCCGCCAGGCCCGGGGGGTGCACGTGAAGACCCTCCTTCCCCTGGCCGAGGAGGAGGAGGTGGCCGCCCTGCTTTCCGTAAGGGGCCTGGATGGGGAAGGCTACCTGGTCTTCGCCACGGAACGGGGCCTGGTGAAGCGCACCGCCTTAAGGGAGTACCAGAACCTGGGGGCGGCGGGGCTCATCGCCATCCGCCTCCTGGAAGGGGATCGCCTGATCGGGGTGGCCCTTTCCGACCCCGAGGACGAGGCCATCCTGGCCACGGAGGAGGGGCAGGCCATCCGCTTCGCCCTGGAGGAGGTGAGGGCCACGGGCCGGGACAGCCAGGGGGTGACGGGGATCCGCTTCAAGAAGCCGGGCGACCGGGTGGTCTCCCTCTTAACGGTGAAACCCGGAGAGATGGTGGACCTCCTGGCGGTGAGCACCCGGGGCTACGGCAAGCGCACCCCTCTCGCCGAGTACCCCCTGCAGGGCCGGGGGGGAATGGGGGTGATCACCTATAAGGTTTCCACCAAGGTGGGCCGCCTGGCCGCCCTCCTCAAGGTGCGGGGCACGGAGGACCTCCTGGTCCTTTCCAAGAAGGGCCTGGCCATCCGCACCCCCGTGGCCGATATCCGCCAGTACTCCCGGGACACCGCCGGGGTCAAGGTGATGAACCTCCCCGAGGACGACGAGGTGGTGAGCGCCTTCGCCGTGGAGGAGGAGCAGTGATGGAGGAGGTGGTCCTGATCACCGCCCCCAGCGAGGAGGTGGGCCGCACCCTGGCCCGCACCCTGGTGGAGGAGGGCCTGGCCGCCTGCGTGAACCTGGTGCCGGGCCTCACCTCCGTCTACCGCTGGCAGGGGGAGGTGGTGGAGGACCGGGAGGTCCTCCTCATCGTCAAAACCACCACCTTCGCCTTCCCCCGGCTTAGGGAGCGGGTTCTCTCCCTCCACCCCTACACCGTGCCCGAGATCATCGCCCTGCCCATCGCCGAGGGGCACGGGCCCTACCTGGACTGGCTTAAGGAGAACGTGCGGTGACCCAGGAAATGCTGGACTTTCTCCGCGCCCTTCATGGGGCCGGGGCCAGGTTTTTGGTCATCGGCGGGTATGCCCTGGCCTTTTTGGGACGACCCCGTTTCACCAAGGACCTGGACCTCTGGGTGGACGCTAAAGAGGCGGAAAAGGTCCTTGCTGCCATCCGGACCTTCTTCGGCGGCGACGATCTGGGCCTTACCCCTGCCGACCTCGCCAGCCCCGGAGTGGTCCAGCTAGGCTATGCCCCTAACCGCATCGACCTGGTGATAAGAAATCCCCCTAGTCCTCTCCCGTAGAATGGGGCCATGGACCTCGCCAAACACCAACGCCGCCCCCGGCTGCAACTCAAGCTGCAGCATCACCCGGATAACCTTCACGCCCTGTACCGGGAAAGCCAAGACCCCATAGAACGCTCCCGCTGGCACGCCCTCTGGCTCCTCGCCACCGGCCACCCCATCCCAAAAGTCGCCCAAACCCTGGGCTACTCCACCCGCTGGGTCCGGGACACCCTCCACCGCTACAACCAAGGCAAGCCCATGGCCGACCTCCGCCACCAAAACCCAGGCCAGCCCCCCTTGCTCCCCCCAGAACTCCGGGAGGCCTTCCGCCAGGCCCT encodes:
- a CDS encoding helix-turn-helix domain-containing protein, yielding MDLAKHQRRPRLQLKLQHHPDNLHALYRESQDPIERSRWHALWLLATGHPIPKVAQTLGYSTRWVRDTLHRYNQGKPMADLRHQNPGQPPLLPPELREAFRQAL
- the cutA gene encoding divalent-cation tolerance protein CutA, with the protein product MEEVVLITAPSEEVGRTLARTLVEEGLAACVNLVPGLTSVYRWQGEVVEDREVLLIVKTTTFAFPRLRERVLSLHPYTVPEIIALPIAEGHGPYLDWLKENVR